The window TCAAAGAGTTTACAATTTGTGGCCCGCAAATCCCTCATTTTTCATTCCACAGCGCCACCGTAGAATGGATAATATCTCGGCGCTTTAAAAACAGAGATTGCGCAAGCATTTCGTTTCTTTTCCCCTGCCAATACTTCCTTCCTCGCAATGACCTTCGCTTCCTATGTAAGAAACATTACCAAACCCTCCTATCATACCTATATCTGCAGGTCCAGACAACAATGGAGTTTCAATTTCAGACCTCATCAATTCATCAAGACCAGAGATTCCAATCTATTTCTCTTCCATTCTTATTCAACATCCAATTCCAAACCTAAAATTGGCTTTATCGGTTGGTATTTGGGGAAGCTTGAATCGCGCCCAATTGCCACTAAGACTATCACAACTTCTCTCATTTATGCTGCTGCTGACTTAACCGCTCAGGTATAATCTCTCATTAAATATTCCATCTTTGGCGCCTATTCATAATTCGTGATTGCCTTGGTTTATTCAATTCCATACTGAACTCTTTGGTTTTCTCAGTAATTGATACAAGTGCCTCTCCCTCACTCCAATGTTAATGTTTCAATTGGTTAATTTTTAGGTCCATATGTATAGTTTGATAAAAACTTTAATATGTTATCAGGTATTTTCAAGTTCGTCTGGTTCATTCGACTTGATAAGGACTTCACGCATGGCTGCATATGGGCTGCTACTCTTAGGGCCATCACAGCATATATGGTTCAATTTTATGTCAAAAGCTTTGCCTAAACGAGATGTCTTGTCTACCTTGAAGAAAACCTTCCTGGGACAGGCTTTTTATGGACCCGCTAATGCTATTGTTTTCTTCTCCTACAATGCAGCTTTACAAGGTAATCAAAATTGCCTTGTCCATTATAATTTTGACTACTTGCTATGATGCCTATTTGCATTCATGAGTGCCTTGCATTACTTTTACGAGCTGGTAATGTTGTAGTAATGTCATGTCGTGTTGCACAGAAACTCTCCTCCGTTTCCGTTTCGGTATCCCTATCCTACAATATAGCATGTCACACTTGATTTTTGCTTGGAAGGTGAGAGCTTGCTCTGTTGAGTCAATTATAGAAATTATATTGCATAAATTTGCCTAGGCAATCTATAATATGTCAATGATTTTTTCAGTATTACCTGGCTGTAATTGGATGCTCATGTGTGTCCAAACTTATTTCGTAGTCTAGCTTGAGCTGCACTGGTTTAGTGAAATAGAAGGCTAGCTAGCTAGATTTTAGTGCTTTATGATGATGACATAAAATTTAGCAAGGTTTCAATTGACTGACTTGTGCTTCTGATTAAATTCCTTCTTCTCCATTTTCCTTCCACACAACTCAAAGACTTCCTCCAAAAGAAAGCTTCAATTAACCTGAAGGCCACTGGCTTCTACTTTAGGTTTGGTTGTGCTCTATGATTACTTTATGTTCCTTGCTGAGATTTAAACTCAGTATCGCATTCAGGGGAAAATCGTGCTGAGATTGCTGCCAGATTAAAGCGTGATGTCCTCCCAACATTGAAAGCAGGTCTTTGTTATTGGCCAATCTGTGATTTCTTCACCTACAAAAGTGTTCCACCTCATTTGCAGGTATATTTATTGGCTTCCTTTTATTGTTCTAACTTCTAAGCACATTGAAGAATTTATTGTGTTAATCTTATAACTTGATTAATATGTGGTTTATTATTGGCAGCCATTGGTGAACAGCTCATGCGCGTATTTATGGACAATATATCTAACATACATGGCAAGCTTGCAAAAAGTTAGCTCCAATTAGTATTTAGATTCTGTCTCCAAATAACTGAAGAAAGAGGAGACTGTTACTAATCTTGCTGATTCTAGATTATATATTCATTATTACTAGTAAGCAGCATTCTTTGAGTTCTAGACAATCAGTTAAGTTTTCGGAATTAAAATACATTTCCACTGCAGATCAGAGAGCACGTATTTCGTTAGTGATTTCTTTGCCTCGGCCTTGAATTTAGACTGGATTATCAGAACAGAATACATTTTTGTTCTTACCTCCCTTCTGAAACTAGTACTAAAGTTTTGTTATCAGTATTTTATATATGCGTGTGATAGATGTTGATGAAAGTTATTCTGTGAGGGTGAACTGAGGTTTCTTTTGTCACCATGTCTATCTTGAGTTAAGGGCactttagttaaactaaataatTTGTTGTTAGGCACAGTTATGAACAAATATTATCTGTAAAGTGTTCTACTTTTAAATTTTGTAATGTATTATGACAATGTCTGTAAATTTTGATACGTTTTTAACATTAAGAGATCTTATTGGCTATTCTTCAGCTTTCTCCTTGCTTTTCAAGTTTGCAGGGATGTATTATGAATCCTATTCTCTTCCTATTAAACCTCATCTTAACTTAACCAATTGATCGGCTAAATTGCCTAAAGAACAACACGTAGTTAATCACTTTATAAATCCCAAAGTATTCGAAGATCAAACTCAAAGGATGAGGTTATCGATTCTTATTTTAACtaaacttcacttttagaagcaatAAACAGGTTTTTGGATTGTGTTATTAAGACTAAGAAAACAAAACCAATTAAGGTTAGCTTGAGTGGTTAAGAACCGCAAGTCGCTTAACCTAGATTTCGAGTTCAAATCCTAGCGTTTACAGAAAGCTTTAATTGGAAAAGGATCCACCTAAAGGGTGTCTGACGAGCTTCAAAGTACTTTGTCATGGGTCTATATTGAGTCTCTGATGATGAACAAGACATAATGCTATGTTTCTTAGAATGCAAGATATAAGTGAGTGTCCTAAGAAAACAACATACCCTACGATAGATTTTCTTGTTTTAGAACAAGATGTCCAAACTGATCCTAGGAAAGCCTGAAGGGTAAATTTGTTTACGTAAGGGAAAAACAAACCAAGGCCTGGAGCCCTTTAAGTATCTATCTCAACACTCTATTAGCACGagtaaggctctgttctttattactgaaaaaaactgaactgaactgaactgaatgctactgaactgaactgaatgatactgaatactgaactgaactgaatttaactgaatgctactgaacttaactgaatgataccgaacttaaccgaatttaatcgaacgtaacaataatgatgatattagactttaaaataatttaatgataatattggacattaataagcttataataataataataataataatatttctatcaaaaaaaataatatcaataataaataaacatattattaaagattaaactaaattaaatatcaaataaaatctaggctcgataaaatcctatgacattaaataaaaatgagtctaatttaaattaaaaatataaattacatacaaacacaaatttatatataatttaaagcctatgaaattaaatacaaatttttatatgaatacacactcttaactttttattacaattaagtattaaggtacaaaaatacctttaacgttttgggtctggggttattttactcctaacgtctaaatatgaattttcatatgaatacaaaatcttgactcaatttatcaatgttaagggtaaaattgctattggcttctaatattagggataaaattgcactatttgagatattaaggtagttgagccagttaattttttagagcattgtaatgtaaacgtattaatataatatttatttacttttcgcaaaatttgcaaataagttgcaccaaataattataattataataaataatgataatatatataatgacaaagcataaattatatataaatataattataataaaaatagataaattaatatataataaattataataattataataaattgctgaaattataaataaataatgataataataataaattatatataaataataataatatataataattataataaataatgataaattgaatactgaaactgaatactgaactgaactgaactgaactgaactgaactgattactactgaactgaactgaactgaactgattgttactgaaattaagtaataaagaacagggcctaaggTCCATGATTGCGTGTAATACTGCTTGTTAAAGATTGTCGGCCTGTCTAAATACATAAAGCGAGCGTTTCAGCTTGCTGTGGATGAAGCCTAGCTGAATAGGTTTTCATCCACGAGAGGTCCATCATGACGTTACGAACTGTTTAAATTCAGAGTCCAATTGAGAAAACTAAAAACTTGATAAGGCTGGAatagcacaaaaaaaaaagtcaccACTCAGATGTTAAGTCTAAGAATGTTACTGAAATTTTTTGCAGGAAGCAAGTGGGTTCGGAAAATTAGGTACATTTGGAGATGGTTAATATTCCTTCGAAGGGGAATATTAAGCAACACAAAATCACTCAGTGAACTCACTgacctcctacttagcatttctAAATACATCCAGGCTATTAATAActtttttaaactttttaaattcgtTTTGAATTCTTGTTTTGTTTGGAAAAATCATGTTCTATGTCATATTGCACTTTAatacacaaaaataaataaacaaccaAATATTACAACCACAAAAGCAATTAAATGAATACAAATCAAACACAATTACATCCGGACATTCTTGGATCAATCCACGCCAaaataatgttctctcgtattTGTATCACTTCAAATCAAAGATTATGAACAAATGCAA of the Euphorbia lathyris chromosome 7, ddEupLath1.1, whole genome shotgun sequence genome contains:
- the LOC136234880 gene encoding protein SYM1-like isoform X1, whose protein sequence is MTFASYVRNITKPSYHTYICRSRQQWSFNFRPHQFIKTRDSNLFLFHSYSTSNSKPKIGFIGWYLGKLESRPIATKTITTSLIYAAADLTAQVFSSSSGSFDLIRTSRMAAYGLLLLGPSQHIWFNFMSKALPKRDVLSTLKKTFLGQAFYGPANAIVFFSYNAALQVSHSGENRAEIAARLKRDVLPTLKAGLCYWPICDFFTYKSVPPHLQPLVNSSCAYLWTIYLTYMASLQKVSSN
- the LOC136234880 gene encoding protein SYM1-like isoform X4 codes for the protein MTFASYVRNITKPSYHTYICRSRQQWSFNFRPHQFIKTRDSNLFLFHSYSTSNSKPKIGFIGWYLGKLESRPIATKTITTSLIYAAADLTAQVFSSSSGSFDLIRTSRMAAYGLLLLGPSQHIWFNFMSKALPKRDVLSTLKKTFLGQAFYGPANAIVFFSYNAALQDFLQKKASINLKATGFYFRFGCAL
- the LOC136234880 gene encoding protein SYM1-like isoform X2 → MTFASYVRNITKPSYHTYICRSRQQWSFNFRPHQFIKTRDSNLFLFHSYSTSNSKPKIGFIGWYLGKLESRPIATKTITTSLIYAAADLTAQVFSSSSGSFDLIRTSRMAAYGLLLLGPSQHIWFNFMSKALPKRDVLSTLKKTFLGQAFYGPANAIVFFSYNAALQGENRAEIAARLKRDVLPTLKAGLCYWPICDFFTYKSVPPHLQPLVNSSCAYLWTIYLTYMASLQKVSSN
- the LOC136234880 gene encoding protein SYM1-like isoform X3; its protein translation is MTFASYVRNITKPSYHTYICRSRQQWSFNFRPHQFIKTRDSNLFLFHSYSTSNSKPKIGFIGWYLGKLESRPIATKTITTSLIYAAADLTAQVFSSSSGSFDLIRTSRMAAYGLLLLGPSQHIWFNFMSKALPKRDVLSTLKKTFLGQAFYGPANAIVFFSYNAALQETLLRFRFGIPILQYSMSHLIFAWKVRACSVESIIEIILHKFA